A genomic segment from Lutibacter sp. A80 encodes:
- the miaA gene encoding tRNA (adenosine(37)-N6)-dimethylallyltransferase MiaA: MKNYLITVVGATAIGKTALSIKLAQHFNTEIISSDSRQFYKEMNIGTAVPSPEELKAAKHHFIQNRSIFDNYSVGQFEKDALQKLNTLFLKNNSVIMVGGSGLYTNAVINGLDFFPKVDPEIRTKLTSKLENEGILTLQNKLKELDPESFSALEIENPHRLIRALEICIGTGKKYSTFKNKPKAPRNFIPIKIGLFADRAIMYNRINQRVDIMMEHGLLDEVKKLHPHKNLNALQTVGYKELFDYLDGKYPLDFAIEEIKKNTRRFAKRQVTWNKKDQTINWFDFKSETDEIISKIENLMSSPTKTPN; the protein is encoded by the coding sequence ATGAAAAACTATTTAATTACCGTTGTTGGTGCCACTGCAATAGGAAAAACTGCTTTAAGTATAAAACTTGCACAACATTTTAATACTGAAATAATTTCTAGTGATTCTCGCCAGTTTTACAAAGAAATGAATATTGGTACTGCGGTGCCTTCTCCTGAAGAATTAAAAGCTGCTAAGCATCATTTTATTCAAAACAGATCAATTTTTGATAATTATAGTGTTGGACAATTCGAAAAAGATGCTTTACAAAAATTAAATACGCTTTTTTTAAAAAACAATAGTGTTATTATGGTTGGCGGTAGCGGTTTATATACCAATGCTGTTATTAACGGTTTGGATTTTTTCCCAAAAGTTGACCCAGAAATTAGAACTAAATTAACAAGTAAACTTGAAAATGAAGGTATTTTAACACTTCAAAATAAACTTAAAGAATTAGATCCCGAATCTTTTTCGGCATTAGAAATTGAAAATCCTCACCGATTAATTAGAGCATTAGAAATTTGTATTGGAACTGGGAAAAAATATTCAACATTTAAAAATAAACCTAAAGCACCACGAAACTTTATACCAATAAAAATAGGACTCTTTGCAGATAGAGCTATTATGTATAACCGTATAAACCAACGTGTTGATATTATGATGGAACACGGTTTATTAGATGAAGTTAAAAAATTACATCCTCATAAAAATTTAAATGCCCTACAAACTGTTGGCTATAAAGAATTGTTTGATTATTTAGATGGTAAATATCCTTTAGATTTTGCCATAGAAGAAATTAAAAAAAATACCAGAAGATTTGCAAAAAGACAGGTAACTTGGAATAAAAAAGATCAAACTATTAATTGGTTCGATTTTAAATCTGAAACTGATGAAATTATTTCTAAAATTGAAAATTTGATGTCTTCACCTACAAAAACACCTAATTAA
- a CDS encoding glycosyl hydrolase translates to MYHFKNKSWVLLKALLVFFIVFAQDINAQNRKNRANKSSQQFELSSKSLNMFKFRSIGPAAYSGRISDFAVNPENPSEYYVGVASGGLWKTVNHGTTFEPIFDKESVFSIGCLAMDPNNSNVLWVGTGENNSQRNLAYGDGVYKTTDGGKSFTNMGLKTSSQIGKIMIDPRDSDVVYVASQGQAWGPGGERGLYKTTDGGKTWNRILEVGAYTGVSDLEMDPRNPDVLYAASHQRERRVYSKIDGGPESAIYKSVDAGATWRKLKKGLPSGDVGRIGLALSSNPDIVYAVIELPGNKGGTYRSNDRGESWEKRSDKVSGSPQYYNELYADPIDPDIIILMDTRAGLSDDGGKTWINIEGRNKHVDNHALWINPDDTNHYLMGCDGGIYESYDRAKTWQFKSNLPITQYYHVRTDNDYPFYNVYGGAQDNGSWFGPSQTHRRNIVNADWTYTIGGDGYLSIPDPENPDIHYCESQYCGLRRYDRTTGNSISIKPQPTEDEEYNWNWNTPYFVSKFDNKTLYVGGNYVLKSTDMGGTWKKVSGDMTRGIDQNSLPMMGKMWPPEAVAKNMSTSKFGNIFALAESPLKQGMLYAGTDDGLIWTSENDGENWTRYDKFTGVPDMTFVNYILPSQHNLGTVYACFDGRKNSSDFTPYLIKSTDNGKTWSSIASNLPSGTVYCIQEDHVNPNILFIGTEWGVWTTIDGGKKWVQIKNGIPTIQVKDITIQERENDLVVATFGRGFYVLDNYSSLRELNSEITEKEAHIFTINESLLYFPSSNLNYQGSTHFSLKNPDPSVTFEYFIKNGFESLKQKRIKKQKASEKSGTYFYPSEEALRLESEEVKPNLVFTIYNNANAIVRKIEAPLRKGYNSISWDLSYLTNRGIKVPPGMYKVALDKNENGKFTRLVEPTAFKVISLPNALGTPNYEANFNFLKGVYDLNTKVTAANGKIKDLNTRITNMKSILAKTPVEANTLVNKLNTAKKEVDKVAKIIVGGFGAKNSVASRNRYALYTTSSAQVDITGAQKEQFKLAQDAFNGVSGTLNELYTTTIPSLEKEFENAGGVLFDVSPQRRRSFEE, encoded by the coding sequence ATGTATCATTTTAAAAACAAGAGTTGGGTGCTTTTAAAAGCACTACTTGTATTTTTTATTGTTTTTGCGCAAGATATAAATGCTCAGAACAGAAAAAATAGAGCAAATAAATCTTCACAGCAATTTGAACTAAGCAGTAAATCTCTAAATATGTTTAAATTTAGAAGTATTGGTCCTGCTGCTTATTCTGGTAGAATTTCAGATTTTGCTGTAAATCCTGAAAATCCTTCAGAGTATTATGTAGGTGTAGCTTCAGGCGGTTTATGGAAAACTGTAAACCACGGAACTACATTTGAACCCATTTTTGATAAAGAATCGGTTTTTTCTATAGGATGTTTAGCTATGGATCCTAATAATTCGAATGTGCTTTGGGTTGGAACCGGAGAAAATAACAGCCAACGTAATTTGGCTTATGGAGATGGTGTTTATAAAACTACCGATGGAGGAAAATCTTTTACAAATATGGGGCTTAAAACGAGTTCGCAAATTGGTAAAATAATGATTGATCCAAGAGACAGTGATGTTGTTTATGTAGCATCGCAAGGTCAGGCTTGGGGACCAGGGGGTGAAAGAGGATTATACAAAACAACTGACGGAGGAAAAACCTGGAATAGAATTTTAGAAGTAGGAGCGTACACTGGTGTTTCTGATTTGGAAATGGATCCTAGAAATCCTGATGTTTTATATGCAGCTTCTCATCAAAGAGAACGTAGGGTTTATTCAAAAATTGATGGTGGACCAGAATCTGCTATTTATAAATCTGTAGATGCGGGTGCTACTTGGAGAAAATTAAAAAAAGGGTTGCCATCTGGTGATGTTGGTAGAATTGGTTTAGCACTTTCTTCTAATCCTGATATTGTATATGCTGTTATTGAACTTCCTGGAAATAAAGGTGGAACATACCGTTCAAATGATAGAGGTGAAAGCTGGGAAAAAAGAAGTGATAAAGTCTCTGGAAGTCCTCAATACTACAATGAGCTGTATGCAGATCCAATTGATCCAGATATAATAATTTTAATGGATACACGCGCTGGATTATCTGACGATGGTGGAAAAACTTGGATAAATATTGAAGGAAGAAATAAACACGTAGATAACCATGCGCTTTGGATAAATCCAGACGATACCAACCACTATTTAATGGGGTGTGATGGTGGTATATATGAAAGCTACGACAGAGCAAAAACATGGCAGTTTAAAAGTAATTTACCAATAACACAATATTACCACGTTAGAACGGATAATGATTATCCTTTTTATAATGTATATGGAGGAGCTCAAGATAATGGTTCGTGGTTTGGACCGTCGCAAACCCATAGAAGAAATATTGTAAACGCAGATTGGACTTACACTATTGGAGGTGATGGGTATTTATCTATTCCAGATCCTGAAAATCCAGATATTCATTATTGCGAATCTCAATATTGTGGCTTAAGAAGATACGATAGAACTACAGGAAATAGTATTTCAATTAAACCACAACCTACAGAAGATGAAGAGTATAATTGGAATTGGAATACACCATATTTTGTTAGTAAATTCGATAATAAAACCCTTTATGTTGGTGGAAATTATGTGTTGAAAAGTACAGATATGGGTGGTACATGGAAAAAAGTGAGCGGAGATATGACACGAGGAATTGATCAAAATTCGTTACCAATGATGGGTAAAATGTGGCCGCCAGAAGCAGTTGCAAAAAATATGTCAACTTCTAAATTTGGAAATATTTTTGCTTTGGCAGAATCTCCTTTAAAACAAGGTATGCTATATGCGGGAACAGATGATGGTTTAATTTGGACATCGGAAAATGATGGTGAAAATTGGACGCGTTACGATAAGTTTACAGGTGTTCCAGATATGACATTTGTGAATTATATTTTACCTTCACAACATAACTTAGGAACTGTTTATGCTTGTTTTGATGGAAGAAAAAATAGCAGTGATTTTACACCATATTTAATTAAAAGTACTGATAATGGAAAAACATGGAGCTCAATAGCTTCTAATTTACCTTCAGGTACTGTTTATTGTATTCAAGAAGATCACGTAAATCCTAATATTTTATTTATTGGAACGGAATGGGGTGTTTGGACTACAATAGATGGAGGTAAAAAATGGGTGCAAATTAAAAACGGAATTCCTACCATTCAGGTTAAAGATATTACCATTCAAGAAAGAGAAAATGACTTGGTAGTTGCTACTTTTGGTAGAGGCTTTTATGTGTTAGATAATTATTCATCGTTAAGAGAATTAAATTCAGAAATTACAGAAAAAGAAGCACATATATTTACAATAAATGAAAGTCTATTGTATTTTCCTTCAAGTAATTTAAACTATCAAGGAAGTACTCATTTTAGTCTTAAAAACCCAGATCCTTCAGTTACATTTGAATATTTTATTAAAAATGGATTTGAATCTTTAAAACAAAAAAGAATTAAAAAACAGAAAGCTTCAGAAAAATCGGGTACTTATTTTTACCCTTCAGAAGAAGCGTTAAGGTTAGAAAGTGAAGAAGTAAAACCAAATTTAGTATTTACAATTTATAATAATGCTAATGCTATTGTGCGTAAAATTGAAGCGCCACTAAGAAAAGGTTACAACAGCATTTCTTGGGATTTAAGTTACTTAACAAATAGAGGTATAAAAGTTCCGCCAGGAATGTATAAAGTTGCCTTAGATAAAAATGAAAATGGAAAATTTACACGTCTAGTAGAGCCTACAGCATTTAAAGTAATATCGTTACCAAATGCACTAGGAACTCCTAATTACGAAGCTAATTTTAATTTCTTAAAAGGTGTGTACGATTTAAATACGAAGGTAACTGCTGCTAATGGAAAAATTAAAGATTTAAATACTAGAATTACAAATATGAAATCAATTCTAGCAAAAACTCCTGTTGAAGCAAATACACTTGTAAATAAGTTAAATACTGCTAAAAAAGAAGTTGATAAAGTAGCTAAAATAATTGTTGGAGGTTTTGGAGCTAAAAATTCTGTAGCTTCACGTAATAGATATGCTTTATATACCACTAGTTCTGCTCAAGTAGATATTACAGGAGCTCAAAAAGAACAATTTAAATTAGCACAAGATGCTTTTAATGGTGTTTCAGGAACTTTAAATGAGTTGTACACAACTACAATTCCAAGTCTTGAAAAAGAGTTTGAAAATGCTGGAGGTGTATTGTTTGACGTTTCACCACAGCGTAGAAGATCTTTTGAAGAGTAA
- a CDS encoding ion transporter: MKKQKDIKDWKYKLHEIIYEADTPNGKLFDLILIFTIIASILLVMLESVESFDKNYHNFLNISEWVITVLFTIEYIARIITIKKPQKYIFSFYGVIDLLATIPKYLSLIFVGTHALIALRALRLLRIFRILKLTRYLGASKTLSSALKASRIKIAVFLFVVVLLTVVLGTIMYLVEGPVNGFTSIPYSMYWAIVTLTTVGYGDISPHTPIGQFIASIVMILGYGIIAIPTGIVTAEMAKPDTNIQLNTLHCKHCGEDNHLDNAEYCNKCGKKL, translated from the coding sequence GTGAAAAAGCAAAAAGATATTAAAGATTGGAAATATAAACTTCATGAGATTATTTATGAAGCTGACACTCCTAACGGCAAGTTATTTGATTTAATTTTAATTTTTACAATTATAGCAAGTATCCTATTGGTAATGCTAGAAAGTGTAGAAAGTTTTGATAAAAATTATCATAATTTTCTTAATATATCAGAATGGGTTATAACCGTTTTATTTACAATAGAATACATTGCACGTATAATTACTATAAAAAAACCACAAAAATATATATTTAGCTTTTATGGTGTTATAGACTTACTAGCAACCATTCCAAAATATCTATCATTAATATTTGTAGGTACACATGCGCTTATAGCACTTAGAGCGCTTCGCCTTTTACGAATTTTCAGAATTTTAAAACTTACACGTTATTTAGGGGCTTCTAAAACTTTATCTAGCGCACTAAAAGCAAGTAGAATTAAAATTGCTGTATTTTTGTTTGTAGTAGTTCTATTAACAGTTGTTTTAGGTACAATAATGTATTTGGTTGAAGGTCCAGTAAATGGTTTTACCAGTATACCATATAGTATGTATTGGGCAATTGTAACCTTAACAACAGTAGGTTATGGAGATATTTCACCCCACACTCCTATCGGTCAATTTATAGCCAGTATAGTTATGATTTTAGGTTATGGAATTATAGCAATTCCAACCGGTATTGTAACTGCAGAAATGGCTAAACCAGACACAAATATACAATTAAACACCCTACATTGTAAACATTGTGGTGAAGACAATCATTTAGATAATGCTGAATATTGTAATAAATGTGGAAAAAAATTGTAA
- a CDS encoding exonuclease domain-containing protein encodes MYAILDIETTGGKFDEEGITEIAIYKFDGEQIVDQFISLINPEKEIQPFVVNLTGINNGMLKNAPKFHEVAKRIVEITTDCVLVAHNANFDNRILTTEFRRLGFNFIRETLCTVELSQKLLPEQNSYKLGKLCRALGIPLSGRHRADGDAIATVQLFKLLLNKDFEKQIIKKAIKTDNSRKLAPKLLNILDDLPAKPGLFYVYDNTRTILYIGKGKNIKKTVNQLFLRTSKKAKVLQNSVVSVTYEVTGSELIALLKYIEELKINKPKFNFKQKPNFNKIEFSNPNLLIIDKGRSVGEKSVILIEDNIFKGFCYTNLTQQITNIEILKTLISPMDNSVYNRSTIKKYLERNSVEKLIRF; translated from the coding sequence TTGTACGCAATACTTGACATAGAGACTACTGGCGGTAAATTTGATGAAGAAGGAATTACAGAAATTGCAATTTATAAATTTGACGGTGAACAAATAGTAGATCAATTTATTAGTTTAATTAATCCAGAAAAAGAAATACAACCTTTTGTTGTTAATTTAACTGGAATTAATAATGGCATGTTAAAAAATGCCCCAAAATTTCATGAAGTTGCAAAACGTATTGTTGAAATTACAACAGATTGCGTTTTAGTAGCTCATAATGCTAATTTTGATAATAGAATTCTAACAACTGAGTTTAGGCGCTTAGGTTTTAATTTTATTAGAGAAACTTTATGTACCGTAGAATTAAGTCAGAAATTACTACCAGAGCAAAATTCTTATAAATTAGGAAAATTATGTCGCGCACTTGGAATTCCACTTTCTGGAAGACATAGAGCTGATGGAGATGCAATTGCAACAGTACAATTATTTAAATTATTGCTAAATAAAGATTTTGAAAAACAAATTATAAAAAAAGCAATTAAAACAGATAACTCAAGAAAATTAGCTCCTAAATTATTAAATATATTAGATGATTTACCGGCAAAACCAGGACTGTTTTATGTTTATGATAATACTAGAACAATCTTATACATTGGTAAAGGGAAAAATATAAAGAAAACCGTAAATCAATTATTTTTAAGAACTTCTAAAAAAGCCAAAGTATTACAAAATTCCGTTGTTTCAGTTACTTATGAAGTTACAGGAAGCGAATTAATTGCTCTATTAAAATATATAGAAGAACTTAAAATTAATAAACCTAAGTTTAATTTTAAACAAAAACCTAATTTTAATAAAATTGAATTTAGCAACCCTAATCTGCTTATTATAGATAAAGGACGTTCTGTTGGAGAAAAATCGGTAATATTAATTGAAGATAATATATTTAAAGGGTTTTGTTACACTAACTTAACACAACAAATTACTAATATAGAAATTTTAAAAACACTGATATCCCCTATGGATAATTCTGTTTATAATAGATCTACTATTAAAAAATACCTAGAAAGAAACAGTGTTGAAAAACTAATTAGATTTTAA
- a CDS encoding YggS family pyridoxal phosphate-dependent enzyme, which produces MSISKNIELLNNSLPKNVKLVAVSKTKPVSDILEAYNAGQRVFGENKIQEMVEKHEVLPNDIEWHMIGHLQRNKVKYMASFVSLIHGVDSFKTLKEINKQAIKNQRVLNCLLQLKIAKEDTKFGLSFNDVEDIITSEEFKQLENINIQGIMGMASFTEDQAIVRDEFKTLKNYFNTLKKHSSTNFNPTIISMGMSGDYKIAVEEGSTMVRVGSAIFGTRNYN; this is translated from the coding sequence GTGAGCATTTCAAAAAATATAGAATTATTAAATAATTCGCTTCCAAAAAATGTAAAATTAGTTGCTGTTTCAAAAACTAAACCTGTTTCTGATATTTTAGAAGCCTACAATGCTGGTCAACGTGTTTTTGGCGAAAATAAAATTCAAGAAATGGTTGAAAAACATGAAGTATTGCCAAATGATATAGAATGGCATATGATTGGCCATTTGCAACGCAATAAAGTTAAATATATGGCTAGTTTTGTGAGTTTAATTCACGGAGTAGATAGTTTTAAAACTTTAAAAGAAATTAACAAACAAGCCATTAAAAATCAACGAGTTTTAAATTGTTTATTACAATTAAAAATAGCAAAAGAAGATACTAAATTTGGACTTTCATTTAACGATGTTGAAGATATTATAACTTCAGAAGAATTTAAACAACTTGAAAATATTAATATTCAAGGTATAATGGGAATGGCTAGTTTTACTGAAGACCAAGCTATTGTAAGAGATGAATTTAAAACTTTAAAAAATTATTTTAATACCTTAAAAAAACACAGTTCAACAAATTTTAACCCAACAATAATTTCAATGGGAATGAGCGGAGATTATAAAATAGCTGTAGAGGAAGGAAGTACTATGGTTAGAGTTGGAAGTGCTATTTTTGGAACTAGAAACTATAATTAA
- a CDS encoding peptidylprolyl isomerase — MTQVKENNTVKVHYTGKLSDGQIFDSSEGKEPIEFTLGQGQIIPGFEKGLIDMKLNEKKTITIPEAEAYGPVNNQLIQEVQKNQLPQDMEPQVGMGLVSKTPDGREMNLLVIEVKDESIVVDGNHPLAGKDLIFDLEVVAIKDTEVTE, encoded by the coding sequence ATGACTCAAGTTAAAGAGAACAACACTGTTAAAGTACATTACACAGGTAAATTATCTGACGGACAAATTTTTGATAGCTCTGAAGGAAAAGAACCGATTGAATTTACTTTAGGACAAGGACAGATTATTCCTGGTTTTGAAAAAGGATTAATCGACATGAAATTAAACGAGAAAAAAACTATTACTATTCCAGAAGCTGAAGCTTATGGACCTGTTAACAATCAATTAATACAAGAAGTTCAAAAAAATCAACTTCCACAAGATATGGAACCTCAAGTTGGTATGGGACTTGTTTCTAAAACTCCTGATGGACGTGAAATGAATTTACTTGTTATTGAAGTTAAAGATGAAAGTATTGTTGTAGATGGAAATCACCCTTTAGCTGGTAAAGACCTTATTTTTGATCTTGAAGTAGTTGCTATAAAAGATACTGAAGTTACAGAATAA
- a CDS encoding helix-turn-helix transcriptional regulator, translating to MKNTIKIERAIKDITQEELANKIGVSRQTINSIEKNRYIPSTVLSLKISKIFNKTVNEIFELEHTD from the coding sequence GTGAAAAACACCATAAAAATAGAAAGAGCAATAAAAGATATTACGCAAGAAGAACTAGCGAATAAAATAGGAGTATCTCGACAAACAATAAATTCTATTGAAAAAAACAGATATATTCCTTCAACAGTACTCTCCTTGAAAATTTCTAAAATTTTTAATAAGACTGTTAATGAGATATTTGAACTTGAACATACTGATTAA
- a CDS encoding DUF2075 domain-containing protein: MKRAYYSKSIQEFLLESESSILGELTASHTNRTLEDLQINAWRKQIQILKEQLREFDGKIYFEFAIPRMGKRADNIVIVNDVAFIIEFKVGDGGYEKYAIEQVIDYTIDLKNFHEGSHTIKIIPVLVATRAETIKESIDKITTFETAAKSNKDNLAEVLNVFIDYSKTAIDINYWENSIYKPTPTIVEAAQALYKGHNVKEITRSDSGTINLSKTADCINRIIENSKRNNLKSICFVTGVPGAGKTLAGLNIAVERMKTDEDEHAVFLSGNGPLVDVLREALTRDEVLTSKSGGEKLTKKQAAIKSNAFIQNIHHFRDDNLLSDKAPIEKVVVFDEAQRAWTKQQVCSFMKRKKGVEDFNMSEPEFLIDVMDRHSDWCTIVCLIGGGQEINTGEAGLEEWLKSLENHFSNWEIHYSNLIMERDNYLKENSTKEWLSKSGKSEPELHLAVSVRSFRSEKLSEFIHELLNIEKENSQHLYSLIKDDYPIVLTRNLDEAKKWLRKQAKGSERIGLVSSSGARRLRPIGIDVKNEISAPNWFLNDSMDIRSSYFLEEVATEFDIQGLEIDWACVAWGANFYKNGVDWKYQNFKGTKWQNINKEIDKEYLKNTYRVLLTRARQGMVIFIPESSDIDHTRPKEFYDSTYDYLKEIGIKEIEQ; encoded by the coding sequence ATGAAAAGAGCTTATTACTCAAAATCAATACAGGAGTTTTTGCTTGAGTCAGAATCGAGTATTTTGGGTGAATTAACGGCAAGTCACACTAATAGAACTCTTGAAGATTTACAAATAAATGCTTGGCGAAAGCAAATCCAAATATTAAAAGAACAATTACGAGAATTTGATGGTAAAATATACTTTGAATTTGCAATCCCAAGAATGGGAAAAAGGGCTGACAATATTGTCATAGTAAATGATGTTGCGTTTATTATTGAGTTTAAGGTTGGTGATGGTGGATACGAAAAATATGCAATCGAACAAGTTATAGATTACACTATTGATCTGAAAAATTTCCACGAAGGGAGTCATACTATAAAAATAATTCCGGTATTAGTTGCTACCCGTGCCGAAACAATAAAAGAAAGCATTGATAAAATCACAACTTTTGAAACTGCCGCAAAATCAAACAAAGATAATTTGGCAGAAGTTTTAAATGTATTTATAGATTATTCAAAAACAGCAATAGATATTAATTACTGGGAAAACTCAATTTATAAACCAACACCAACAATTGTAGAAGCAGCTCAAGCTTTATACAAAGGACATAATGTAAAAGAAATTACTCGTTCGGATTCTGGGACTATAAATTTGTCGAAAACTGCAGATTGTATAAACAGAATAATTGAAAATTCAAAAAGAAACAATTTAAAATCAATTTGTTTTGTCACCGGAGTCCCGGGAGCTGGGAAAACATTAGCTGGTTTAAATATTGCTGTTGAAAGAATGAAAACAGATGAAGATGAACACGCAGTATTTTTATCTGGAAATGGGCCATTAGTTGATGTTTTAAGAGAAGCTCTTACAAGAGACGAAGTTTTGACATCTAAAAGTGGCGGAGAAAAACTCACAAAAAAGCAAGCAGCAATCAAATCAAACGCTTTTATACAAAACATCCATCATTTTAGAGATGATAATTTATTGTCTGATAAAGCTCCAATTGAAAAGGTTGTTGTCTTTGATGAAGCTCAACGGGCGTGGACAAAACAACAAGTCTGCTCTTTTATGAAAAGGAAAAAAGGTGTTGAAGATTTTAATATGTCGGAGCCAGAATTCTTAATTGACGTAATGGATAGGCACTCTGACTGGTGTACAATTGTATGTTTAATAGGCGGAGGACAAGAGATTAACACTGGAGAAGCGGGTTTAGAAGAATGGTTAAAATCATTGGAGAATCATTTTTCAAACTGGGAAATTCATTATTCAAATTTAATAATGGAAAGAGATAATTATTTAAAAGAAAATAGCACAAAAGAATGGCTTTCTAAAAGTGGAAAAAGTGAACCAGAACTTCATTTAGCTGTTTCTGTAAGGTCTTTTAGGTCAGAAAAACTTTCTGAGTTTATTCACGAATTACTAAATATAGAGAAAGAAAATTCACAACATCTTTATAGCCTAATTAAAGACGATTATCCGATTGTATTAACAAGAAACCTTGATGAAGCAAAAAAATGGCTTAGAAAACAAGCAAAGGGAAGCGAAAGAATTGGACTTGTTAGTTCATCTGGTGCCAGAAGGCTAAGACCTATTGGTATTGACGTTAAAAATGAAATTTCAGCACCAAATTGGTTTTTAAATGATAGTATGGATATTCGCTCATCCTATTTTTTAGAAGAAGTTGCGACAGAATTTGATATTCAAGGTCTCGAAATAGATTGGGCTTGCGTTGCCTGGGGAGCAAATTTTTACAAAAACGGTGTTGATTGGAAATATCAGAATTTTAAAGGCACTAAATGGCAAAATATTAATAAAGAAATTGACAAAGAATATCTGAAAAACACATATCGAGTTTTATTGACAAGAGCGAGACAGGGAATGGTTATTTTCATACCGGAAAGCAGTGATATTGACCATACAAGACCCAAAGAGTTTTATGATAGTACATATGATTATTTGAAAGAAATTGGAATAAAAGAAATTGAACAATAA
- a CDS encoding pentapeptide repeat-containing protein, with the protein MEDQFIEEQTFKNKDFSELGFKKGEYELCTFLNCNFLNSDLSKARFVDCEFYDCNLSSTHLLQTGFQNVLFKNCKMLGLQFDKCSNFGFLINVDNCHLNYASFFKRNLSKIVFKNTKLQDVDFTECDLTSAVFENCNLQNAIFKNTNLQNTDFRSSSNFTIDPENNNIKGAKFTLDTVVGLLTKYNIKIESNF; encoded by the coding sequence ATGGAAGATCAGTTTATAGAAGAACAAACATTTAAAAATAAAGACTTTTCAGAATTAGGGTTTAAAAAAGGTGAATATGAATTATGTACTTTTTTAAATTGTAATTTCTTGAATTCTGATTTATCGAAAGCTAGGTTTGTAGACTGTGAATTTTACGACTGTAATTTAAGTTCAACCCATCTTTTACAAACAGGGTTTCAAAATGTACTTTTTAAAAATTGTAAAATGTTGGGTTTACAATTTGATAAATGTAGCAACTTTGGATTTTTAATAAATGTTGACAATTGCCATTTAAATTATGCGTCCTTTTTTAAACGAAATCTCTCAAAAATTGTATTTAAAAACACCAAACTTCAAGATGTTGATTTTACTGAATGCGATTTGACTTCAGCTGTTTTTGAAAATTGTAATTTACAAAATGCAATATTTAAAAACACAAACCTACAAAATACTGATTTTAGAAGTTCTTCTAATTTTACAATAGACCCTGAAAACAACAATATTAAAGGAGCAAAATTTACTTTAGATACGGTAGTTGGACTTTTAACAAAATATAATATCAAAATAGAATCCAATTTTTAG